One Micromonospora pallida genomic window carries:
- a CDS encoding winged helix-turn-helix domain-containing protein produces the protein MPRTPAFRQIIADIRTAIETGQLKPGEQLPTIAQLCAQYDVSPTPVKYALRILEESGVIETWQGKGTYVRRQAAEE, from the coding sequence ATGCCCCGCACGCCTGCCTTCCGGCAGATCATCGCCGATATCCGCACAGCCATCGAGACCGGCCAACTCAAGCCGGGTGAGCAGTTGCCGACCATCGCCCAGCTCTGCGCGCAGTACGACGTGTCGCCCACACCGGTCAAGTACGCGCTTCGCATCCTCGAGGAGTCCGGGGTGATCGAGACCTGGCAAGGGAAGGGCACGTACGTCCGCCGCCAGGCCGCTGAGGAGTAG
- a CDS encoding site-specific integrase, with the protein MASIERRGDSWRVVWRYDGQKQYTSWPAEEYANEAKSIVEGHRGRITADRVYTDMGIPTGDSNSPADDGITLKQWCEEWLPSKTRISPGTRERYEQQLRDRIYPAFGDTPLPQLTSVAIGTWLNELRASGMSQKTVTRYYSLLHTALTAAMRHGHISVNPCHGTDFIRDQRADDDTGEHHAVYLTPQQFELLRAQFAKQWHSLLDCIVETGLRWSEVTALAAMHLVPATDSSGPRLRVWRAWKEASGKRYLGTTKGRAKRVLPIGDDLYRTLTKLVEGQPPETLIFRDDKGALDYDRMYDQAWKPALLRARLCPTHPPTGEGERLEGARGRCRDYGGTTWAGQPCGARVVDDTTRCAAHYGPRVGSVSDCDCPTVLHSAPSWHDLRHTYASWLFSDPRMTPLAISRLLGHQQLATTSEIYGDLMPQAIDAAVDAVADARKSARPD; encoded by the coding sequence ATGGCGAGCATCGAGCGACGAGGGGACTCCTGGCGGGTCGTCTGGCGGTACGACGGCCAGAAGCAGTACACCTCGTGGCCTGCCGAGGAATACGCCAACGAGGCGAAATCGATCGTCGAGGGCCACCGAGGGCGCATCACCGCCGACCGCGTGTACACGGATATGGGCATTCCCACGGGGGATTCCAATTCCCCTGCCGATGATGGCATCACTCTGAAACAGTGGTGCGAGGAATGGCTACCGTCGAAGACTCGCATCTCACCTGGAACGCGAGAGCGGTACGAACAACAGCTCCGCGACAGAATATACCCCGCCTTCGGCGACACTCCCCTGCCTCAGCTCACGTCGGTCGCTATCGGCACCTGGCTAAACGAACTACGCGCCAGCGGGATGAGCCAGAAGACGGTGACCCGCTACTACTCGCTGCTGCACACCGCGCTCACCGCTGCCATGCGCCACGGGCACATCAGCGTGAACCCGTGCCACGGCACAGACTTCATCCGGGATCAACGGGCCGACGACGACACCGGTGAGCACCACGCGGTCTACCTGACGCCGCAGCAGTTCGAGCTGCTGCGTGCCCAGTTTGCCAAGCAGTGGCATTCGCTGCTGGATTGCATCGTCGAAACCGGGCTCCGCTGGTCGGAAGTGACCGCCTTGGCCGCAATGCACCTCGTGCCGGCCACTGATTCCTCGGGGCCGAGGTTGAGGGTCTGGCGGGCGTGGAAGGAGGCAAGCGGCAAGCGGTACTTGGGCACGACGAAGGGCCGGGCCAAGCGAGTTCTTCCAATCGGCGACGACCTCTACCGCACACTCACCAAACTCGTCGAGGGGCAGCCGCCAGAGACGCTTATCTTCCGGGATGACAAGGGTGCCCTGGACTACGACCGGATGTACGACCAGGCGTGGAAGCCGGCCCTTCTCCGGGCCCGTCTCTGCCCCACTCACCCACCGACCGGCGAGGGTGAGCGCCTGGAGGGCGCGCGCGGTCGGTGCCGAGACTACGGCGGTACGACGTGGGCGGGGCAGCCGTGTGGCGCCCGGGTTGTCGACGACACGACGCGGTGCGCGGCGCACTACGGCCCCCGGGTCGGATCGGTGTCGGACTGCGACTGTCCCACCGTGCTGCACTCCGCGCCGTCGTGGCACGACCTACGGCACACGTACGCGAGCTGGCTCTTCAGCGACCCCCGGATGACTCCCCTGGCCATCTCGCGGCTGCTTGGTCACCAGCAGCTCGCCACGACGAGCGAGATCTACGGGGACCTGATGCCGCAGGCGATCGACGCTGCGGTGGACGCGGTGGCGGACGCTCGTAAGTCGGCGCGACCGGATTAG
- a CDS encoding phage tail tape measure protein, which produces MALKLGELVAYLRADDTALDRGIKSAKQKLQQAGESIRQQGPLIGAALAAGIGAGLLQGLELDKARARLAAQVGDPALAKQLGEVAGNVYGRGFGESAAEAMQAVQAVASAKLVPEGDAKAIEDLTVKVQAYATAWGTDVAEATQYVSTLIGSGLADNATQALDLITVASGKVPAALREDFLEAGNEYGQFFRTLGFDGSQAFALLVEASSKGKYGIDKAGDAIKEFTLRATDMSASSVGAYKAIGLDAETMSNQILKGGDTAQAAFQKIVSGLLSIKDPTAQANTAIALFGTPLEDLNVQDIPEFLRNMKSAGDGLGDVAGAADKAGQALEQSASQKLEAFKRQAQSALVEKLAEAIPMIEKTFGWLQRNSGWVGPLATGLGILAGIIGLVVLGTKLWAAAQIALNVAMMLNPVGLIILAVIGLIALVVGLWMKFEGFRNFWIGAWEIIKSAALAVWDFLVAAFQTWWAVFSGFWTGVGRFFAGLWNGIVDGVKSAWGWITDKFDQVVSFLSGLPGRIRAKARGMFDGIKDAFRSALNWMIGKWNNFSLTLGGGSVLGMGIPSVTLSTPNIPYLAEGGHILRAGTAVVGERGPELVHLGRGATVQPLADGGGATAGIGVLRLIVATPDGRQIKDELIDAASLRGQSVGRYLGMSTTT; this is translated from the coding sequence GAAGCTCCAGCAGGCCGGTGAGTCGATCCGCCAGCAGGGCCCGCTCATCGGCGCGGCCCTCGCCGCCGGCATCGGTGCCGGCCTCCTCCAGGGCCTGGAACTGGACAAGGCCAGGGCGAGGCTGGCCGCGCAGGTCGGTGACCCGGCCCTGGCCAAGCAGCTCGGCGAGGTCGCCGGCAACGTCTACGGCCGAGGCTTCGGCGAGTCGGCGGCCGAGGCGATGCAGGCCGTGCAGGCGGTGGCGTCCGCGAAGCTCGTACCCGAGGGCGATGCGAAGGCGATCGAGGACCTCACGGTCAAGGTGCAGGCGTACGCCACCGCGTGGGGCACCGACGTGGCCGAGGCCACGCAGTACGTGTCCACGCTGATCGGGTCCGGGCTGGCCGACAACGCCACCCAGGCACTGGACCTGATCACCGTCGCCAGCGGGAAGGTGCCGGCTGCCCTCCGGGAGGACTTCCTCGAGGCTGGGAACGAGTACGGCCAGTTCTTTCGCACCCTCGGCTTCGACGGGTCGCAGGCGTTCGCGCTGCTGGTGGAAGCCAGCTCCAAGGGCAAGTACGGCATCGACAAGGCCGGGGACGCGATCAAGGAGTTCACGCTCCGGGCGACCGACATGTCGGCCAGTTCCGTCGGGGCGTACAAGGCGATCGGCCTGGACGCCGAGACCATGTCCAACCAGATCCTGAAGGGCGGCGATACGGCGCAGGCCGCCTTCCAGAAGATCGTGTCCGGGCTGCTGTCGATCAAGGATCCGACGGCGCAAGCCAACACCGCCATCGCCCTGTTCGGCACCCCGCTCGAGGACCTGAACGTCCAGGACATCCCCGAGTTCCTTCGCAACATGAAGTCCGCCGGGGACGGGCTGGGTGATGTCGCCGGGGCTGCCGACAAGGCCGGCCAAGCCCTCGAGCAGAGCGCCTCGCAGAAGCTGGAGGCGTTCAAAAGGCAAGCCCAGAGTGCCTTGGTCGAGAAGCTTGCCGAGGCCATCCCGATGATCGAGAAGACCTTCGGCTGGTTGCAGCGCAACTCCGGCTGGGTGGGTCCGCTGGCGACTGGGCTCGGCATCCTCGCCGGCATCATCGGCCTGGTCGTGCTCGGCACCAAGCTCTGGGCCGCCGCTCAGATCGCACTCAACGTCGCCATGATGCTCAACCCCGTCGGCCTGATCATCCTGGCCGTCATCGGCCTTATCGCCCTGGTCGTCGGCCTGTGGATGAAATTCGAGGGCTTCCGGAACTTCTGGATCGGGGCCTGGGAGATCATCAAGAGCGCCGCACTGGCCGTGTGGGACTTCCTGGTCGCCGCCTTCCAAACCTGGTGGGCCGTCTTCTCCGGCTTCTGGACCGGGGTGGGCAGGTTCTTCGCCGGACTGTGGAACGGCATCGTTGACGGGGTGAAATCCGCCTGGGGCTGGATCACCGACAAGTTCGATCAGGTCGTCAGCTTCCTCAGTGGGCTACCGGGCCGGATCCGAGCGAAGGCGCGCGGCATGTTCGATGGGATCAAGGATGCATTCCGCAGCGCCCTGAACTGGATGATCGGCAAGTGGAACAACTTCAGCCTGACCCTCGGTGGCGGGTCGGTGCTGGGCATGGGCATCCCCAGTGTCACCCTCTCCACCCCGAACATCCCGTACCTCGCTGAGGGCGGTCACATCCTGCGCGCCGGCACGGCCGTGGTGGGTGAGCGCGGTCCGGAGCTGGTGCACCTCGGCCGCGGGGCGACCGTCCAGCCGCTCGCCGACGGCGGCGGGGCGACCGCCGGTATCGGGGTGCTGCGGCTCATCGTCGCCACCCCGGACGGCCGGCAGATCAAGGACGAGCTGATCGACGCCGCATCACTGCGTGGCCAGTCGGTGGGCCGCTACCTGGGCATGAGCACGACGACGTAG
- a CDS encoding helix-turn-helix domain-containing protein — protein MSWGYVRIVRTCYNLHMSERGVAYAFWLRVRSEQATRGWTDDELKERSGIARTTIDRLAKGKRPPLARVVNSLAKALDIDNDEAHRLAGRLPGEPDQAEGEPSPAERRISAREAVLNDPDLNDQQRAVILGVIDLITGGGGEDQGRQAS, from the coding sequence ATGAGCTGGGGCTATGTCCGGATCGTGCGGACGTGCTACAACCTGCACATGAGCGAACGGGGTGTTGCCTACGCCTTCTGGCTGCGAGTGCGGTCCGAGCAGGCCACGCGCGGCTGGACGGACGACGAGCTGAAAGAACGCTCGGGCATCGCCCGTACCACCATCGACCGCCTCGCCAAGGGCAAGCGGCCACCGCTTGCCCGGGTCGTTAACTCCCTCGCCAAGGCGCTCGACATCGACAACGACGAGGCGCACCGGCTCGCCGGCCGACTACCCGGAGAACCGGACCAGGCCGAGGGCGAGCCGTCCCCGGCGGAACGCCGGATCAGCGCCCGCGAAGCCGTCCTGAACGACCCAGACCTCAACGACCAGCAGAGGGCGGTCATCCTCGGCGTGATCGACCTGATCACCGGAGGCGGCGGCGAGGATCAGGGGCGCCAGGCGTCCTAA
- a CDS encoding DUF2637 domain-containing protein, producing the protein MSTATDAPTGAATRTTTVGAPTVIALLLIAGVWVCGAVWSYEEQTHLAKSLGFQTPELLPLTLDGMAVAMAAVAFAASLDARPAVYARLITAVAIGASAASNASAAWRRSDGDEQTVILAAGVAVAAMFAFEVLLGEVRRQVLRRRGQPGPVAIVYPRMVRLALAPWPTFAAWRRLVLDATDPQRDFGKRPPIKATVVDESDPGIQLCRQLEQQMATARQALSPGIARVAMADHALTRWPATTARPVPAVVAPERRALSTTAAPVPTTAVASESTTVAATKPATRRRTVVARTDHAPTTKTTRKATTKTVTKSTTAGSEADRTAAAYAAFVADHGHPPSGAELATMAGVSKSYANNWKRDHAPATKEN; encoded by the coding sequence ATGAGCACCGCGACCGATGCCCCCACCGGGGCGGCCACCCGCACCACCACGGTCGGAGCCCCCACCGTCATCGCCCTCTTGCTGATCGCCGGCGTCTGGGTGTGCGGCGCCGTCTGGTCCTACGAGGAGCAGACCCACCTCGCGAAGAGCCTCGGCTTCCAGACGCCCGAACTCCTGCCGCTCACCCTCGACGGCATGGCGGTGGCCATGGCCGCCGTCGCCTTCGCCGCGAGCCTCGACGCCAGGCCGGCGGTCTACGCCCGACTCATCACCGCCGTGGCCATCGGTGCCAGCGCGGCCAGCAACGCCAGCGCGGCATGGCGGCGGTCAGACGGTGACGAGCAGACCGTGATCCTCGCGGCCGGCGTCGCCGTGGCCGCGATGTTCGCCTTCGAGGTCCTGTTGGGTGAGGTGCGCCGGCAGGTGCTGCGCCGTCGTGGCCAGCCGGGGCCGGTGGCCATCGTCTACCCCCGGATGGTCCGGCTCGCCCTGGCTCCGTGGCCGACGTTCGCGGCGTGGCGGCGGCTGGTCCTGGACGCCACCGACCCGCAGCGCGACTTCGGCAAGCGGCCACCGATCAAGGCGACCGTGGTCGACGAATCTGACCCGGGCATCCAGCTCTGCCGGCAGCTCGAGCAGCAGATGGCCACCGCCCGTCAGGCTCTGTCTCCAGGTATTGCCCGGGTGGCTATGGCCGACCATGCCCTCACCCGGTGGCCGGCCACGACCGCGCGCCCGGTTCCGGCCGTGGTCGCTCCGGAGCGCCGGGCGCTGTCGACCACGGCCGCGCCCGTCCCGACCACGGCGGTCGCCTCGGAGTCGACCACCGTGGCGGCCACGAAGCCGGCCACGCGACGCCGCACCGTGGTCGCCCGGACCGACCACGCGCCGACCACGAAGACCACCCGGAAGGCGACCACGAAGACGGTCACGAAGTCGACCACGGCCGGCAGCGAGGCCGACCGTACGGCCGCCGCGTACGCCGCCTTCGTGGCCGACCACGGCCACCCGCCGTCCGGTGCCGAACTGGCGACCATGGCCGGCGTCAGCAAGTCCTACGCCAACAACTGGAAGCGCGACCACGCGCCGGCCACGAAGGAGAACTGA
- a CDS encoding N-acetylmuramoyl-L-alanine amidase, giving the protein MKVPGIPFKQGRNAYDDRDGQKFGIAIHATDNTATAEAEASYATRRTDGVGSHFYVDGDSVVQSLDTRSRAGHAGSSTGNENGISVEITGRVSASRQWWLANVAWDRLAEVLAVVCREYDIAPRRATVAEMKANPKVRAFYGHNDMRLAWGGTSHTDPGPNFPWDHLLDRVKRAMNGDEMELTDPIKLVTGKGVAYSSPTTTVAGVLSSTNYYVLQTRNSVLAELADARVREEAILAAVTGGSQAKVLEAIQAQGEQTRRQLAEQAATEAARDAELRALVEQGQDGTLDATEVLRRMGELLATAGQGQARE; this is encoded by the coding sequence GTGAAGGTCCCAGGAATCCCCTTCAAGCAGGGGCGCAATGCCTACGACGACCGCGACGGTCAGAAGTTCGGCATCGCGATCCACGCCACCGACAACACCGCCACGGCCGAGGCGGAGGCGTCCTACGCCACCCGCCGCACCGACGGTGTCGGCTCGCACTTCTACGTCGACGGGGACTCGGTCGTCCAGTCGCTGGACACCCGGTCGCGCGCCGGCCATGCCGGGTCGAGCACCGGCAACGAGAACGGCATCTCGGTGGAGATCACTGGCCGGGTGTCGGCCAGCCGGCAGTGGTGGCTGGCCAACGTGGCGTGGGACCGCCTGGCCGAGGTGCTGGCGGTGGTCTGCCGGGAGTACGACATCGCACCCCGCCGGGCCACCGTGGCCGAAATGAAGGCCAACCCCAAGGTACGGGCCTTCTACGGGCACAACGACATGCGGCTGGCCTGGGGCGGCACCAGCCACACCGACCCCGGTCCCAACTTCCCCTGGGACCACCTGCTGGACAGGGTCAAGCGCGCCATGAACGGAGATGAGATGGAACTGACCGACCCGATCAAGCTGGTCACAGGCAAGGGCGTGGCATACAGCTCACCCACCACCACCGTGGCCGGCGTGCTGTCGAGCACCAACTACTACGTTCTCCAGACCCGGAACTCGGTCCTGGCTGAGCTGGCGGACGCGCGGGTTCGCGAAGAGGCGATCCTTGCCGCGGTGACCGGCGGCAGCCAGGCGAAGGTGCTCGAGGCGATCCAGGCGCAGGGCGAGCAGACGCGCCGGCAGCTCGCCGAGCAGGCAGCAACCGAGGCCGCCCGCGACGCCGAGCTGCGCGCGCTCGTCGAGCAGGGCCAGGACGGCACCCTCGACGCCACGGAGGTGCTCCGACGGATGGGCGAGTTGCTCGCCACCGCCGGCCAGGGCCAGGCACGTGAGTGA
- a CDS encoding DUF397 domain-containing protein, whose amino-acid sequence MRQMKWTRPTRCDNSGPNCPEVAIGDDGTRYVRDSERPDEVVTFSPAGWDALVGSIRDGQQL is encoded by the coding sequence ATGCGCCAGATGAAGTGGACCCGGCCGACCCGGTGCGACAACTCCGGACCCAACTGCCCGGAGGTGGCAATCGGGGACGACGGAACCCGGTACGTGCGGGACTCGGAGCGCCCCGACGAGGTGGTCACCTTCAGCCCCGCCGGGTGGGACGCGCTGGTCGGGTCGATCCGCGACGGCCAGCAGCTCTGA
- a CDS encoding GntR family transcriptional regulator produces MIDLHSGVPRHRQLADELRARLRAGEWAPGARLPSETRLSQEHGVGRGTVRRAVAMLRAEGLVDVASGRGTRVRELVDLERVAVPRGAVTRSRMPTVEERAEMDIPEGVPVLVVILGGRVRGVYPADRAEITHS; encoded by the coding sequence GTGATCGACCTGCACTCCGGGGTGCCCAGGCACCGGCAGCTCGCTGACGAGCTGCGTGCCCGCCTGCGTGCCGGAGAGTGGGCGCCCGGCGCTCGGCTGCCCTCGGAGACGCGCCTGAGTCAGGAGCACGGGGTAGGCCGCGGTACGGTCCGGCGGGCGGTAGCGATGCTGCGAGCGGAGGGCCTGGTCGACGTGGCATCTGGACGCGGCACCCGCGTGCGGGAGCTGGTCGACCTGGAGCGGGTTGCGGTGCCGCGCGGGGCTGTGACGCGCTCCCGGATGCCCACCGTGGAGGAGCGGGCGGAGATGGACATCCCGGAGGGTGTCCCGGTGCTCGTGGTGATCCTGGGCGGCCGGGTGCGGGGTGTCTACCCGGCGGACCGCGCGGAGATCACCCACAGCTAG
- a CDS encoding GntR family transcriptional regulator — translation MSPPRQQPRYRQIADDLRRRIESGMLPAGAPLPTEVELMQEWDVARGTVREAIGLLRAEGLISTARHRGSHVRPRWPVRRLGPERYRVEVEQRDGTPDGPATSFTADQRIGWDAFSMDKDFAEVGADERLAELLQVDVGTPLLRRHFVFRSHGVPQQISTSYLLLDMVAGTPVADPDREPWPGGNTAQLASLGVRLTRIIERPRTRMPSEEEARILAIGDRVPVMTITRISLAGDRPVETALEIVLPGDRVELEYVIDL, via the coding sequence ATGTCCCCACCCCGACAGCAGCCCCGGTACCGGCAGATCGCCGACGACCTGCGCCGTCGCATCGAGTCCGGGATGCTCCCTGCCGGAGCCCCGCTGCCCACCGAGGTGGAGCTGATGCAGGAGTGGGACGTCGCCCGCGGCACAGTGCGTGAGGCCATCGGCCTGCTCCGCGCGGAGGGCCTGATTTCGACCGCACGTCACCGGGGGTCGCACGTGCGTCCGCGTTGGCCGGTGCGCCGGCTCGGTCCGGAGCGGTACCGCGTGGAGGTCGAGCAGCGCGACGGCACCCCGGACGGCCCGGCGACGAGCTTCACCGCCGACCAGCGGATTGGCTGGGACGCGTTCTCGATGGACAAGGACTTCGCGGAGGTCGGCGCCGACGAGCGCCTCGCCGAGCTGCTCCAGGTCGACGTCGGCACGCCGCTGCTCCGCCGCCACTTTGTCTTCCGCAGCCACGGCGTGCCTCAGCAGATCAGCACCTCGTACTTGCTGCTGGATATGGTGGCCGGGACGCCGGTGGCTGATCCGGATCGGGAGCCCTGGCCCGGGGGCAACACCGCGCAGCTCGCGTCGCTGGGCGTTCGGCTGACCCGGATCATCGAGCGGCCCCGCACCCGGATGCCGAGCGAGGAGGAGGCGCGGATCCTGGCCATCGGCGACCGAGTGCCGGTCATGACGATCACCCGGATCAGCTTGGCCGGGGATCGTCCGGTCGAGACCGCGCTGGAGATTGTGTTACCGGGTGACCGGGTCGAGTTGGAGTACGTGATCGACCTGTAG
- a CDS encoding helix-turn-helix domain-containing protein: MRVETTEQYLTVDEVAKSLRVSRWSIGRYIKAGALTAIKADGPNGSIRIPLSSLTAYLEAHTVKAEERTG, from the coding sequence GTGCGGGTGGAGACGACGGAGCAGTACCTGACCGTCGACGAGGTCGCGAAGAGCTTGCGGGTCTCCCGCTGGAGCATCGGCCGGTACATCAAGGCCGGCGCGCTCACAGCGATCAAGGCCGACGGCCCAAACGGCTCGATCCGCATCCCGCTCTCCAGCCTCACCGCCTACCTCGAGGCCCACACCGTCAAGGCGGAAGAGAGGACGGGATGA